The genomic segment AACGCACCAGGGCTGTTTGCGACGATTGTGCGGCGAGGTCTCTGGCATGTCATCACGCTGAGCGACGAGGAACGGACCGTCAGTCGGATGAAGCGGATGCGCGATGGCTCGGGTGTTGTGAGCGAAAATGTTACCCCGAATCACGCTGGTCGCGTGCCGACCACGTTCCCCCCATCAAGTCGTCGTCTCTCGGTTCCAATCGAATCACTCGTCAGGAGAGTCGCCAATCAGCGGTCGATTGAGCTGGTCTTGAAGAACTGGAAAACTCCCGACGCTCTCCCTGGTCTGGTGTACCGGTTCTCCGCGCGGGACGGTTGACGTGTCATGTTTTGTCGCAAGAAAACTTGACACTATCTCCGCAGTCGCGGACGCTCCCGGCATGGCATCTGGTCCGGAATCATCGTCGAACGCCCAACGTGTGGCCGCCCATGTCCGCCAGCGCATCGAGGACGGCGGCGAACGCCTGTGGCGATTGGAAGATTTTCGCGACCTGCCCTTCGCGGCCGTGGCGCAGACGCTCTCACGACTCGCCAGGGCTGGGAAGATCGAGCGGCTGAGCAAAGGGGTCTATTATCGATCTCGGGAAACGGCCTTCGGCAAGAGCCGGCCCAACCCTGCGGCGATCCAGAGGCTCGCGGCCCGGAGAAAGACCCTCTACCCGTCCGGCGTCGCGGCGGACAGCCTGCTGGGGTTCACGACCCAGACGGCCAGCCAGCGCGAACTGGCCACGAGTGCCTTGAGCTTGCCGCGGAAACTTGTGGGCCAGGATACTGTCGTGCATGCTCGCCGTAAGCGCTCGGTCGTCTACACAGGCGCAGCTTTGTCAGCGCCGGTGATTAACATCCGGGGTTGATCGTGTCAGGAGCGGGAGCTCAGGAGTTGCAGCGGGTGGGTGCGAGTTGATCGGCCTTCCAGGCTGCGGGCAGGAGGATCGCGGGGTCTTCGCCGCGGGGCAGGCGATCGATGACGTCGCGGAGGTATGCGAACGGGTCCAGCCCGTGGAGCCGACAGGTCACGACGATCGAGTAGATGATCGCCGCACGGTGCCCGCCGTCGGCACTGCCCGCGAACGTCCAGTTTCGCCGCCCGATCACCACGTGACGCATGGCCCGCTCGGAAGCGTTGTTATGAAGCGGCAAGGTCGGATCATCGAGGAAGCGCGTCAGCGGATGCCACTGGTTGAGCAGATAGCCCACGGCCTTGCCGACGGCGCTGCGCGGCAGAACCTCCAGTGACCAGGCGTCGGCACAAGATCGAATCTCTGCGACCAGCGGGGCCGACGCCGCGCGGCGTAGCGCCAGGTGATCGGCGTCGCCGAACGGCGAGTCCGGGGCCTCCCGCGCCTCCTTGGCCCTCCGCTCCACGGCGAAGAGTTCCTGGATCAACTTCAACATCTGTCCACAGCGACGGCGATCGTCCAGGCGGGCATCGTAGAACTTGCGCCGCGCATGAGCCCAACAACCCGCATGGATCAGGTTGCCGCATTGAACGACCTCGTTGTAGCTGGCATGGCCGTCGGTCAGCAGTGTCCCCTCGAAACCCGACATGAAAGATGACGGGCCCGCCCGGCTGTGCGACGGGGTAAAGTCGTACAACACCAGCTTCGACGATTCGCAAAGGTAGGTCCACAGGTAACCGGTGGCCGTCCGCGCCTTCAAGGTATCCAGCTGGTACGGCACCGGCGTGTCATCCGATTGGATCAGGCGGCCCGCCAGAAGCTCGGTCTTCAGGCCGTCATAGATCGGCCGGAGCAGATCCGCCATCCGGCCCACCCAGTCGCACAGCGACGCGACGCCGATCTCCACGCGATGACGCCGCAACATGCCCTGCAACCGGTTCAGCGGGCTGGGTGGGGGCAAGCGTGTGCGAGCGGCTGCGTTTCCACGCCGCAGCCGCGCACGCGCTTGCGGCGGGGGCGGTGAATCCCTGCGGCCTGTTCGTCTACCTGACGCGTGGTCACCACTGGGACCGGCTCACGCTTGCGGCGGAGGACACTGCTCGCCGCAGACTCCAGGCTCTCGACGAGGGGGCGGAGTTCGAGCCAGCTACCCCGAAGGGCGGTTGCCGAGAAACGAGCCGGAAGTCTGCCCGTCACAACTCACCGCTGATGCACACCTCTGCACAGGAAGTCCGGGCTCTGGTGTGCTCACTTGCCGGACGCATGGCCGTAGCTCCGACATCGGCCGGCGGGCCGGCGCTTGCGGAAGCAGCAGGACAGGCCGTGCGAGGTCGAGGACTTTCACCGACCACCCGCAGGCCCATATGGCGCGGCATGCCTCCGACCCGTCGGTGCGTGCCAAGCCGCAAGGAAAAAAAACCGCATGGGGCCAACGCGGGAATCTGAAGGCCACTTATGCACCTCTCGGGACCGGAATCGCAGGATCGTGAGGCCGCCGGCGGTTCCCTGCGAAGTGAGCCTGACCGGGGCCCGTGGGAGGGGGGTATCATTCCCTCCGCCCTCCGACTTCTGCGTGAGGCACGGCAGGTCAACCCCACCAAGCACGATGCGTCCCGAACAGAATTGTGACTCTCCCCTATTCCCATGATTCCTATCACCCTTAGATTGCCGTATAACCACCATCTATAGTCACTAGGCTTCCTGTGATAAAACTGGACCTCTCGCTTGCAAGAAAAAAGACTAACTCCGCCACTTCAACTGCACTTCCGATTCTTCCTAATGGGTACTTAGTTTCTTCTTCCGCCCAGACTCTGGAGATATCTCCGGAGTACTGTTCTTCGGCCATCCTACGTTTGCTCTCAATATTCAAGTTTGTCTTTATAGCGCCTGGACAAATGGCGTTGACACGAACATTCTGCTTTGCCAAATCGACAGCGATGCTCTTCGTAATCTGGCCTAATCCTGCCTTGCTTGCGCCGTAGGCCAATGAATTCGTTTTGGCGACGAAACATTGGTCCGACGCATTAATTACTATTGCTCCCCCATGTTGACCATCCAAATACCTGATGGCCTTGTTTATCGTAAAGACGACAGCTTTCAGATTGGTATCTATCACTCTATCCCACGATGACTCCGTTATGTTGTGAACGTTATTCTCTTCGTATATGCCTGCGTTTGCAAACACGACATTGATCTTGCCAAACCTATTGTACGTACCTATTATGGCAGCCTCGACATCTGAGACAAGACAGACGTCTCCATGATAGAAGTACAGGCTGGCATCTGTGTAAGCACTCACCAGTTCCTCGCCTAGTACTTTGTTTGCGTCGATGAAGCCCACAGCAGTGTCTGCGGATAGAAACTTTTCAACACATGCCCTCCCTATTCCGCTAGATCCACCTGTAATGAACGCTACATTCATTAATCATAATCCCCTTCTCATCGAAGCCTCTAACCACTTATCCAACTCAGCGTAGCCATCAATCGCGTCTACATCCACGCCATTCTGCTCACCCCACGTAGCACCTGGAGAACGCATGCGAATAAACTTGCATCCGATGTTTCGCGATATTGCATAGTCCGCTACTGTGTCACCTATGTGAAGTACATGCAGCGGCTCCACATCGTATTGAGTAAGCAGTGTCGTAATGTTGTGCGCCTTGTTCGCAGGGCCTCCCTTGACATCCAAGAAATAGTCGTGGAGTGAGCACGCCTCAAGAAACGCAACTACTTCCGCAACCGGTGACAGTGATACTATGACATATTGTACTGTGCCTTGCCATCTACCCAAAAACGCCGACAGGCCGGGAATAGGCCCTTTCTTAATCACATTGGTAAATGCGATTGTGGAGAATGCATCACTTAACGCTGCGATCTGCCTAGAGGAGCACTCCTTGCCTATGACACAGGATAGCACCGTCTTAATCACGAGCTCTCGTGGTTTTCCCACATTGTCTCTATAGAGCTCCCTGATAGCACTGGAGTACTTAGCGCCAAAGTTGCGAAACACCTCCACATATGCGTCTTCCTTCACCTCTTTGCTGTCGACAACAACGCCATCAAAATCAAAGATGATATATTCGTATTTCATCTCAGTCAGCACTTCTCAAAGACAAGTAGGCGTTGATCGCAGTGAGTAATCTCTCATGGACTTGCGCGCTGAACTGGCACGTGCAGCAATGATACAGTATCTTGTTAGCTGCTGTATCGACCTTTATATATGCTGCGGGAACATCAGCTGGGATTTCGTCGTTACTAAGCTCTTCGAATCCAGAGTGAACGTGGTGATATATATCCTCTGTATTTCCTAGAGTCTCGGCTCGATATGTCATTGATTGGCGCTGTGCGATCCTCTCGAATGTCATTTTCGTATTGGAGCACAGAACGTACAAGATTACTACATGCGACTTGAGCGCTTTAGCCCTCCTGTACAACCACTTTCTCCTGAAAGCCTTGTGAAACGATGCATCGATCACCAGAGGTAGTCTCTCCTCGCAAATGAGACCAATAGCCTTCCGATAGCCTCGGTCCCGAAGGTGTTCATCAAGGCTATTCTTATTGCTATACTCTGTCACCAAAGACATTTTCACTGCACTTTCAGATATATAGGTCAATTCATGGATACGAGATACGTACTTGGCGAGCGAAGTTTTGCCTGCTGCTGTTCTTCCCATCATCAAGAATATGGTCGAGGCAAAACTGTTCAGCTCGTCCCGCTCGCTTCTCTCCATTTGTCATACTCCTCGTCCGACATGATGTCGCCTATGTCAAAGCTCCTACTGTCATCGTTCCAGATTCTCTCGAAGTACTCGAATAGCGACTTTGCGTTCTCATTCTTCTGGAAGTTGCGGAACACTAAGGACGGTGTGTGGGAAACAAACCTATCTGAAAGAGGAAAGCCAAGTTTGAGAATGTTGTCATATCGGTAGACTACATAACATGCCCTCTCGCGATAGAACTTAATAGTGACATTATCAACTTGAATGTTCTTCTCCTGATAGAGGTAATCCAAAGCGTCTTGGATTTCAAAAAAGCTCTCCATTATGTGTCGCTGAATAGTGCTGAGTTGTGCCTTTGTGCTCTGTAACAGATGTATCCTCTCGTCGAGTACGTCCGAATGGTTAACGGTTGGATCGAGCAATAGGATTCGGATCGCGATGTTCTTATCTGCTCGCACCGTCTTTATTGACTCAGCAATTTGGAACCTGTTGGACAAGGAAATCTGCATTATGTCAATCCGCCTTTTGGCATGCAATATGTCTTCAGGTGCTTCGCTAACGGGCCCAAGCGCATGCAATTCAATCTCTTTTGGTTGCCTTATTTCGTGCAGTATGAACGCCACCTGCCCCTTAAAGGCAAAGTGAGTGATTAAGTAGATAATGGCGCCCAGAATCAACGCGAAGCAGAAGTCTTTTAGTAGGTTTGCCTGTGTCGCTGCGTCAATATTCTTGTATACTACGAACACTAGCAGAGCGAGGGCAATCACGACAATGAGCAAGGCCGACAGAATTGGTATGATGGTGGCTCTATATGTGTTCATTATTCACTCCCGAAAACTGGAAATGTCTATCGCCTTAAGGACAGCTTGTGCAATATCTGTTCGCAGTTGCGCCTCTGCAATCAAGCGCAACGTTTCTTCTACACCGCATGGCACCAACTCAA from the bacterium genome contains:
- a CDS encoding IS66 family transposase; this encodes MEIGVASLCDWVGRMADLLRPIYDGLKTELLAGRLIQSDDTPVPYQLDTLKARTATGYLWTYLCESSKLVLYDFTPSHSRAGPSSFMSGFEGTLLTDGHASYNEVVQCGNLIHAGCWAHARRKFYDARLDDRRRCGQMLKLIQELFAVERRAKEAREAPDSPFGDADHLALRRAASAPLVAEIRSCADAWSLEVLPRSAVGKAVGYLLNQWHPLTRFLDDPTLPLHNNASERAMRHVVIGRRNWTFAGSADGGHRAAIIYSIVVTCRLHGLDPFAYLRDVIDRLPRGEDPAILLPAAWKADQLAPTRCNS
- a CDS encoding SDR family oxidoreductase; translated protein: MNVAFITGGSSGIGRACVEKFLSADTAVGFIDANKVLGEELVSAYTDASLYFYHGDVCLVSDVEAAIIGTYNRFGKINVVFANAGIYEENNVHNITESSWDRVIDTNLKAVVFTINKAIRYLDGQHGGAIVINASDQCFVAKTNSLAYGASKAGLGQITKSIAVDLAKQNVRVNAICPGAIKTNLNIESKRRMAEEQYSGDISRVWAEEETKYPLGRIGSAVEVAELVFFLASERSSFITGSLVTIDGGYTAI
- a CDS encoding HAD hydrolase-like protein, giving the protein MLTEMKYEYIIFDFDGVVVDSKEVKEDAYVEVFRNFGAKYSSAIRELYRDNVGKPRELVIKTVLSCVIGKECSSRQIAALSDAFSTIAFTNVIKKGPIPGLSAFLGRWQGTVQYVIVSLSPVAEVVAFLEACSLHDYFLDVKGGPANKAHNITTLLTQYDVEPLHVLHIGDTVADYAISRNIGCKFIRMRSPGATWGEQNGVDVDAIDGYAELDKWLEASMRRGL
- a CDS encoding ATP-binding protein produces the protein MERSERDELNSFASTIFLMMGRTAAGKTSLAKYVSRIHELTYISESAVKMSLVTEYSNKNSLDEHLRDRGYRKAIGLICEERLPLVIDASFHKAFRRKWLYRRAKALKSHVVILYVLCSNTKMTFERIAQRQSMTYRAETLGNTEDIYHHVHSGFEELSNDEIPADVPAAYIKVDTAANKILYHCCTCQFSAQVHERLLTAINAYLSLRSAD